GTTACACTCCCAAAAGGTAAGGTGGTCCAACTCAAAGTTGCATGGACTAGAATGAATGAAAAGTCGATTACCTCTGCAGTGATTAAGGATGCTGGAGATGATCCTGATGTAACTCATGGTGCTGAAATTTGCTCGACCGTTGAATCTACGAGCAATAAGGGTGAAGTGAAAATCATTGGAGGAGCTGGGGTGGGTAAAGTCACCAAACCAGGCCTTGGATTGTTATTAGGAGATGCTGCAATAAATCCAATACCGATGAAAATGATAACCGAAGCTATACATGAAGTATTGAATCTTTACCCAGAAGTAATTAAAAAACAAGGCTTGAAAGTAATAATCTCTGTTCCAGGTGGGGAAGAAATAGCAAAAAAAACTGACAACCCTAGACTAGGTATACTTGGTGGGATTTCAATTCTGGGGACTACTGGCATAGTACTCCCATATTCAACTGCTTCCTTTGCTGCCGCAATAAGGCAGAGTTTGGATGTTGGAATAGCACTAAAAGCAGACACTTTTATTCTTACTACAGGAGGCAGAAGTGAGGATTTTTGTAAAGGCCTGTTCGGGGATACATACGTTGATCATTGTTATGTTCAAATGGGCGACTTTGCAGGTTATAGTGTAAAGCAATGCCATGACAAGAGAGTTAAAAGAGTGTTTATCGCGGGGTTCATCGGAAAATTAACAAAAATAGCAATGGGTGTCAAACAAACACATGTAAGAGGATCTCATGTTAATATGGAATTTATGGCAAAACTAGCAGAGACAGTCGGTGCTTCTGAAGAAGTTCTGAAACTAATCCTAGACGCCAATACTGCACGGCATGTTTCGGAAATAATTGACGCTCACAATATTAAAGGGTTTTATGATCTCATATGTAGCAATGCTGCTAGCCAGCTAAGCAACTATTCAAAAAACGAGTTATCTATAGAAGTCATTATGTTTGACTTTAAAGGATACGTCATTGGTAGATTCCCAAAGAATTAAAAGCACTAGTTTTCTGAAACAATATATTTAATCATGATATTTAAAATCCGTAAAAACAAAGTGGTGAAAAACTCTTGATTCATCACATTTCATATTTTCCCAAAGACTACATCTCTAACTTAAGTCCAGGTATGCTTTTTGTTCCAATAGACGTTATACACCATAATTTCAAATCCCAAGACGCAAACTTATAATAAAATAGTTAGTATAATAAAGTGGTAAAGTATAGGAGATTTATTTTAAGAATTGAATGAGGATATAAACAAAAAGAATATCGCTATTGTTGCTATAACTAAAAAAGGCATTGAAATCGCCAAGCGAATTCGAAATGCATTGAGCGAATCGGAAATCCAGGTACCAGAAAAATTTAGGGACTCGGATCCATCGATAATTTACTTCTCAGAATCCGTAACGAACCGGATAGAGCCTCTCTTTTATAAATACCATTCGTTAATTTGTATATTTTCATTAGGAGCAGTAATAAGGCTAATCTCGCCTCATCTAAAAGACAAAAAACATGATCCGGCTGTAATTGTAATAGATGATACTGCAAAATTTGTTATAAGCACACTGTCTGGGCATTTAGGTGGGGCCAACGAATTAACGCTCAAAGTGTCTGAGATCTTACATTCAATTCCAGTAATTACTACCGCAGCTGATGTGAACAAGACCATTGCGATCGATCTATTGGGAAAAAAATTCGGTTGGGTTATAGATAATTTTGAAAATGTAACAAAGGTCAGCGCCATGATGGTTAATGAAGAAAAAATTGGAGTTTATCAAGATACCGGAGAAAAGAATTGGTGGAACATGGATCAACTACCCAAGAATGTCGAGCTGGTCCCAATCATTACAGATTTGCTATCTGAAGAGTATAAGGGCTCCATAATTATTACGGATAAGATGGTTTCAAACAGATCATTGACTGCTAAATCAGTAGTATATAGACCAAAATCACTTTATGTAGGTATAGGGTTGCATTGGAATACCTCCAAGCAAACAATCCAACAGGGTATAATAAGAGTTCTTGAAGAAAATGGGTTGAGTACAAATAGTATAAAAGCGATTACATCCCTGGATAAAGGCAAACACGTAGTTGGATTAGATGAATATTGCACTGAAAATAATTTTCCTTTGCTCCTCTTTTCAAAAACTGAATTAAATAAGGTAGTAGTTCCAAACCCATCTGATTTGGTTGGAAAATATGAAGGAACCTCAAGCGTTTCCGAGGCCGCCTCATTAGCATCGTCGAAGGGTATTTTAATAGTACCTAAACAAAAATTTCCACCAGATTTGACTGTCGCAATAAGCAGGGAGAATTTTCAATGAAAAAAGCATTGTTAATTATAGATCGAGGAAGCAAAATGAAGGAAGTTCAGGAGGAGTTGCATGATACTTGTGATTTGATTAAGAATAAAACCGACTATTCTTACGTTGATTATTGCTTTCTCGAAGTTATTCCACCTTACATTGATGAAGGAATTAGAAAATGTATTGAGCAAGGCGTCGATTCCATAACTATTGTTCCCTACTTCTTATACCCTGGAATGAAACTTAAAGATGCTGTTACCAAAACTGCCTATATTATACACCAAGAAAATAAGAAAATGGTAATAACAAAACCATTGTCTTATCAACCTGTAATATCTGAAATAGTACTAAAACGAGTAAACTCACTGATCTTCGAAAAGGGAATCGATAGAGATAAAACGGACTTGTGCTTATTATTAATCGGCCATGGCAGTAGCGATAAACGTGCTAGAGAAGCTTTCCTATATACTGTTAGTAGCTTGAAAAAAACATATAAGGATGTTAAATTTTGTTTCCTCGAATTAGAACCACCAAATATTGAAGAAGGTATAAGGGAATGTTTAACTTCTAATCCCAATACAATAGTGGTAGTTCCATACTTTTTACATAAGGGGATCCATATACAAAAGGACATCTTGGTTGATTTAGCTAAGGCACAGGAAAAATATAGTTTTAAGAGCGTGTTCATATCTGGACATATTGGAGTAGACCCTTCAGTAATAGATCTGGTAATCACATTAGCTAAGGAGGCTGAAGTTAAGAGTGGAGTTTTCTGACGCTAAAACTGGCGATTACAGCATAGGTAATCCTCAATCTCGAGACATGTCAACTAGGGCTTTTGGAATTGAGAAACAGAGCTTTGACATAATAGAATCCGAGATCGGTAACCATGGTTATGTTGACAATGAATGGGCTGTGGTAAGACGAGTTATCCACGCTACAGCTGACTTTGATTTTGCAAGGAAAGACAGAATTATTTTCCATAAAAAAGCAATAGAATCTGCTTTCTTAGCTTTTGCAAAGAAATCTTTTGTCGTAACCGACGTTGAGATGGTATTACATGGAATAAATAAGAAATCATTATTGGATCTAAATTTGACTGGCATTTGTCTTATAAATGATCCTCAATTAAAAGAGATGTCAAAAAAATCCAACAAAACCAGATCTGAGCTTGCAATGCAGAAGGCTGCTGACAGGATAAACGGCGGTATTGTCGTCATCGGGAACGCGCCAACCGCGCTTTATGAATTACTTTCAATGATCGAGGAAAAAAAAACTTTACCATTACTCGTGATTGGAATCCCAGTTGGATTCGTTTCAGCCGTTGAATCTAAAATTGATTTGTCAAAAGTAGAAGTTCCTTATATTACAAATATAGGAAGAAAGGGTGGTAGTTCCGCAGCCTCATCTATTATTAATTCGCTGATGCTGTTGTATTTAACAAAAAGATCTAGATCTCAGACTAAGACATAATGATTATGTCAATTTTAGTTTAGACCTTTAAACCTTTAAATCGAAATTTGGTACTTGTCAATATCATAAAGTCTATTTGTATTATTTTCTTGAATACCGAACACAGCGTTCTACAAACCTATCTGAGAAAGTTGAATTCATAAAATGTGTATGCATATAAGATGCTATGCAGTCATGAACATAGAAACCGTCTCTCCCATCCATTATGCCTTTCCCCTTTTTTAAATCATAAATCAAATCTAGATCGTTCTTATTAATAACTACATTTGAATAATGAAATTCATGACCTCTCACCTTTCGTGTCCTTCCGAGATAAGTTTGATCATTATTTAATAAAGCCTCTGTATAACCTAGGGTAACTTTACCCGTCATCAATGTATCTGCATCAAATAATCCCACCATTTTGTACTTCTTCTTGTTGTTTTTATAGCCTGAAATTGTCTTTGTTAAGTACATTAATCCTCCGCATTCAGCATAAATTGGTATGTCCTTCTGTGCCAAATCCAAGATTGACCTCCGCATGCTAGAATTGTTTTGTAGTTTATCTGCAATTACTTCTGGAAATCCGCCACCTAATATTATACCTGTTGTATCTTCTGAGATACCAATATCATCTAGAGGACTGAAAAACTCTATTTTAGCCCTCTTGTGTAACATGTCCAGGTTATCTTGGTAGTAAAAATTAAAAGACTTATCTAATGCAACTAATATCTTTACTTTTGAATTATGTAACTTTTTAGATTCTTGATGTCTGGATTTTCTTTTTACCAAGTCCATTGAAAACTTTTCAAATTTTGATTTATCTAGATAATTTATTTTCTTAGCTATCTGAATAATCATTTCAAAATCCAGATGTTCAGCAACAATCTTGGAATTGTCTACGATACTGTTCTGTAATGTGGCACTTAGTTCCATGCGTGGAATCAAGCCTAGATGTCTTTCATAATAGATTAGTTTCTTATCATTAAATATTTTTCCTACAATAGGTATCTTAATTTTTGATTCAAACGCCTCAACAATATATCTCAAATGTCTTTCACTTGCAATGTTATTTAAGATCACTCCTGCAATCCTTATCTTGCGTTCAAATTTAATAAACCCCAGGGTAATTGCAGCTAATGATCGGGCTGCTTTTTTTGCATCCACAACTAAAAGAATCGGAAGGTCTAGGATCCTTGATACATGTGCAGTGCTTGCAAAATTGTTCTTCCCCGACATCCCGTCATATAACCCCATTACGCCTTCTAAAACCGTAATATCAGAGTCTATAGAATTTTTCAAATATGATTCCTTTAATCCGTTTATCCCCATTAGCCATACATCAAGATTTCTTGATCGGCGTTTTGAAATCATGTTGTGATAAGATGGATCAATATAATCGGGTCCAATCTTGAATGGCTGAACCTTATATCCTTTTTTCAAAAGCCCTTGAATTACAGCTGTTGATATTGTAGTTTTTCCAACCCCGCTACTGATTCCTGCTATAACAATTCCAGGGGTTTTCATGATAGGACGTTGTCATTAACTACTTAAAAATATTATTTCCACCAAGTTTTTTCGGTTTTCTAACTTGTATTAATAATATTCATTTAATAGGCGATGAGTACTTTTAAATGATTATTTATTCTGGTTAAAGTCATGTTACTTACGGGTTTAACATTTTTCTTCTTAAATATCTGTTATATGTTAAACCAAATCTATGTGATTCATCTCTTATGTGTTGCAAAATTTTTAAGGATTTCTTGTTTCTTGGAATTAGGATAGGCATGGCAGATGACGGAGTGTGGACTTCTTCATTCTCTTTGGCTAGAGAAATGCAGTCGATTTCTCCTATGCCTAACTTCTTCAATGTTGCAATTGCCGTGTTTAAGTGGCCTTTCCCACCATCAATTACAATCAAGTCGGGAAATCTATCAGTTCGTTTGTCCTCTGGAACATCTTCGCCAAATTTGTCGGATGAATATCTTCTCCTTATAATCTCTTCCATCATTAAAAAGTCATTTTGGTATGATACCTTTTTTATCTTGAATTTTCTATACCCTTGCTTTTCTGGGATACCATTCATGAATCGGGTACAAGCTCCCACAGCAAAATCATTTCCGAAGTTTGAAATATCAAAACAATCTATAATGTATGGTAATCTTTTCAATCCTAGTAATTTCTGCAGATCATCAAGTGCAGGTTCATGATTCTTTTCAATATATGTTAATAGATTGTTTAGTATCAGTTGCATGATATTAAACTTGTTTATATCATTGGATTTATATTGATGTTCCTCTAACAAGTAATTGGAATCTAGAGGAATTATTTTAACTTCTGCCCCCGTCATCTTGTACAAGACTTTTTGTAAATTTATTTCTTCTCCGATACTTTTACTAAGGTAGATGACATTTGGTACTTTCGCACTAGAATGATAGTATTGGCAAATAAAATTTTCTATCGAATTATCCCCTAACATATCAAACTGGTATTTTTTCATGTCATTGATGATCCCATTCTTGCTCACTAGTGTCATTACATGCATATTATTTTGGTTTTCATCTTCCAAGAATCCAATATATTCCTCAGATTTGTAACCTTCGATAGAATTATTTTCCATTTTTTGATGGTGTAACAAATTTTGCAGTCTGGTAAGAGTATCTCTGATAAAAATAGCTCTTTCATAATCTCGGTTATCAGAAGCAATCTTCATTTCTGTCTCAAGTTTTTTGTTAAAATTACCTAGGGCTTCGTTGTCATCTAATATTTTTTTTAAGGATACTATATTTTCCTTGTATTGCTCCTCGCTAATTTTATTAATACATGGTGCATCACAGTTTCCAATATGATACTCTAAACATTCTTTTTTAGGTAGTTTTGTACAGATTCTGATCTTAAACATTTTCCTCAGTAAACCGACAGACAGGTATCTCGAACTCCCTTTTACAAATGGACCTATTATCTCGCCTTTTGTACCTGTAAAATGTCCGTTTCTGTTTCTCCTTGTTACTAGTAACCTTGGAAATGTTTCATCTGTAATTTTCAGGTATGTGTATCTCTGTTGATCTTTGAGTTCAATATTAAAAATTGGTCTATGTTTTTTGATCAAATTTGATTCCAACAGGTATGCTTCAATTTCGTTATCTGTGATAATGTAATCTATGCTTTTGATTTTAGTTACAAGTACTCTAGTTTTCCAATTATTATCCTGCAAATTCTGAATGTTTTTGGAAAAATAACTTTTGATTCTTCTATCGAGATATTTTGCTTTGCCAATATAA
This Candidatus Nitrosocosmicus oleophilus DNA region includes the following protein-coding sequences:
- a CDS encoding cobalt-precorrin 5A hydrolase is translated as MNEDINKKNIAIVAITKKGIEIAKRIRNALSESEIQVPEKFRDSDPSIIYFSESVTNRIEPLFYKYHSLICIFSLGAVIRLISPHLKDKKHDPAVIVIDDTAKFVISTLSGHLGGANELTLKVSEILHSIPVITTAADVNKTIAIDLLGKKFGWVIDNFENVTKVSAMMVNEEKIGVYQDTGEKNWWNMDQLPKNVELVPIITDLLSEEYKGSIIITDKMVSNRSLTAKSVVYRPKSLYVGIGLHWNTSKQTIQQGIIRVLEENGLSTNSIKAITSLDKGKHVVGLDEYCTENNFPLLLFSKTELNKVVVPNPSDLVGKYEGTSSVSEAASLASSKGILIVPKQKFPPDLTVAISRENFQ
- a CDS encoding cobyrinate a,c-diamide synthase, whose translation is MKTPGIVIAGISSGVGKTTISTAVIQGLLKKGYKVQPFKIGPDYIDPSYHNMISKRRSRNLDVWLMGINGLKESYLKNSIDSDITVLEGVMGLYDGMSGKNNFASTAHVSRILDLPILLVVDAKKAARSLAAITLGFIKFERKIRIAGVILNNIASERHLRYIVEAFESKIKIPIVGKIFNDKKLIYYERHLGLIPRMELSATLQNSIVDNSKIVAEHLDFEMIIQIAKKINYLDKSKFEKFSMDLVKRKSRHQESKKLHNSKVKILVALDKSFNFYYQDNLDMLHKRAKIEFFSPLDDIGISEDTTGIILGGGFPEVIADKLQNNSSMRRSILDLAQKDIPIYAECGGLMYLTKTISGYKNNKKKYKMVGLFDADTLMTGKVTLGYTEALLNNDQTYLGRTRKVRGHEFHYSNVVINKNDLDLIYDLKKGKGIMDGRDGFYVHDCIASYMHTHFMNSTFSDRFVERCVRYSRK
- the uvrC gene encoding excinuclease ABC subunit UvrC, with the protein product MKSKEINHIKYPYPHNPGVYIMKDENGNIIYIGKAKYLDRRIKSYFSKNIQNLQDNNWKTRVLVTKIKSIDYIITDNEIEAYLLESNLIKKHRPIFNIELKDQQRYTYLKITDETFPRLLVTRRNRNGHFTGTKGEIIGPFVKGSSRYLSVGLLRKMFKIRICTKLPKKECLEYHIGNCDAPCINKISEEQYKENIVSLKKILDDNEALGNFNKKLETEMKIASDNRDYERAIFIRDTLTRLQNLLHHQKMENNSIEGYKSEEYIGFLEDENQNNMHVMTLVSKNGIINDMKKYQFDMLGDNSIENFICQYYHSSAKVPNVIYLSKSIGEEINLQKVLYKMTGAEVKIIPLDSNYLLEEHQYKSNDINKFNIMQLILNNLLTYIEKNHEPALDDLQKLLGLKRLPYIIDCFDISNFGNDFAVGACTRFMNGIPEKQGYRKFKIKKVSYQNDFLMMEEIIRRRYSSDKFGEDVPEDKRTDRFPDLIVIDGGKGHLNTAIATLKKLGIGEIDCISLAKENEEVHTPSSAMPILIPRNKKSLKILQHIRDESHRFGLTYNRYLRRKMLNP
- a CDS encoding precorrin-8X methylmutase: MEFSDAKTGDYSIGNPQSRDMSTRAFGIEKQSFDIIESEIGNHGYVDNEWAVVRRVIHATADFDFARKDRIIFHKKAIESAFLAFAKKSFVVTDVEMVLHGINKKSLLDLNLTGICLINDPQLKEMSKKSNKTRSELAMQKAADRINGGIVVIGNAPTALYELLSMIEEKKTLPLLVIGIPVGFVSAVESKIDLSKVEVPYITNIGRKGGSSAASSIINSLMLLYLTKRSRSQTKT
- a CDS encoding sirohydrochlorin chelatase → MKEVQEELHDTCDLIKNKTDYSYVDYCFLEVIPPYIDEGIRKCIEQGVDSITIVPYFLYPGMKLKDAVTKTAYIIHQENKKMVITKPLSYQPVISEIVLKRVNSLIFEKGIDRDKTDLCLLLIGHGSSDKRAREAFLYTVSSLKKTYKDVKFCFLELEPPNIEEGIRECLTSNPNTIVVVPYFLHKGIHIQKDILVDLAKAQEKYSFKSVFISGHIGVDPSVIDLVITLAKEAEVKSGVF
- a CDS encoding cobalt-precorrin-5B (C(1))-methyltransferase, giving the protein MSESDEKISNDLSIAESEQDLPSEVREKKLRGQLKTGYTTGTSAAAASKSALITFLTGKSVEKVQVTLPKGKVVQLKVAWTRMNEKSITSAVIKDAGDDPDVTHGAEICSTVESTSNKGEVKIIGGAGVGKVTKPGLGLLLGDAAINPIPMKMITEAIHEVLNLYPEVIKKQGLKVIISVPGGEEIAKKTDNPRLGILGGISILGTTGIVLPYSTASFAAAIRQSLDVGIALKADTFILTTGGRSEDFCKGLFGDTYVDHCYVQMGDFAGYSVKQCHDKRVKRVFIAGFIGKLTKIAMGVKQTHVRGSHVNMEFMAKLAETVGASEEVLKLILDANTARHVSEIIDAHNIKGFYDLICSNAASQLSNYSKNELSIEVIMFDFKGYVIGRFPKN